The following proteins are encoded in a genomic region of Zea mays cultivar B73 chromosome 9, Zm-B73-REFERENCE-NAM-5.0, whole genome shotgun sequence:
- the LOC100191820 gene encoding Polyadenylate-binding protein-interacting protein 11: MVAVAVDGLIRGADAVPAAEREAVRAAAAEAAAKGGEGESGKEEVREYESDMRKLEELLSKLNPSAEEFVPQSRRRVDGGAPRLSADAPVFVSPAIDYYARHHQLPPPPLLQQQQPMHVLQFVGGVGGVGMGGGGGMDSSSDGSANGQPNRRRRNGFIQGRRRMMGARPRRADREDSVRRTVYVSDVDQHVTEQKLAEVFSTCGQVVDCRICGDPNSVLRFAFIEFADDVAAQAALALGGTVLGFYPVKVLPSKTAILPVNPKFLPHTDDEKEMVSRTVYCTNIDKKIAEDEVKQFFEGTCGEVSRLRLLGDYVHSTCIAFVEFVQADSAILALNCSGIVLGTLPVRVSPSKTPVRSRSPRVTSY; the protein is encoded by the exons ATGGTTGCCGTGGCGGTGGATGGCCTGATCCGCGGTGCGGACGCCGTGCCGGCGGCGGAGAGGGAAGCGGTGAGGGCGGCAGCTGCGGAGGCGGCGGCCAAGGGCGGTGAGGGGGAATCGGGGAAGGAGGAGGTGAGGGAGTATGAGAGCGACATGAGGAAGCTGGAGGAGCTGCTTTCTAAGCTgaacccctcggcggaggagttcGTGCCGCAGTCCCGCCGCCGCGTggacggcggcgctccccgcctttcggccgacgcgcccgtgttcgtgTCGCCGGCGATCGACTACTACGCGCGCCACCACCAGCTCCCGCCGCCGCCGcttctgcagcagcagcagccgatgCACGTGCTGCAGTTTGTGGGTGGCGTcggcggggttggcatgggtggcggcgGGGGGATGGACTCCAGCAGCGACGGATCCGCCAATGGTCAGCCGAATCGACGG AGAAGGAACGGTTTCATCCAGGGGAGGAGAAGGATGATGGGTGCCCGGCCTCGTCGAGCTGACAGGGAGGATAGTGTGCGGCGGACAGTCTATGTCTCTGACGTTGATCAGCAT GTAACTGAACAGAAACTTGCTGAAGTTTTTTCAACCTGTGGACAG GTGGTAGATTGCCGTATCTGTGGTGATCCTAACTCAGTGCTTCGTTTTGCTTTTATCGAGTTTGCTGATGACG TTGCTGCACAAGCAGCACTAGCACTTGGTGGAACCGTGCTTGGCTTTTATCCTGTCAAGGTTCTGCCATCAAAGACAGCAATTTTACCTGTGAACCCTAAATTTCTTCCTCAC ACTGATGATGAGAAAGAAATGGTATCCAGGACTGTGTATTGTACTAACATTGACAAGAAG ATCGCAGAAGATGAAGTGAAGCAATTCTTTGAGGGAACATGTGGTGAA GTTTCTCGTCTGAGGCTACTTGGTGATTATGTGCACTCCACATGCATCGCTTTTGTTGAGTTTGTCCAA GCAGATAGTGCTATTCTCGCTCTGAACTGCAGTGGCATTGTTCTTGGAACGCTTCCTGTTAG GGTGAGCCCATCAAAGACACCAGTCCGCTCGCGATCGCCCCGTGTGACGTCATACTGA